DNA sequence from the Candidatus Kaistella beijingensis genome:
GAAGTTTCCAACCATTTCAAAGCGCGGTTACTTGCGTCGTATTCTACCGGTAAAGTAACGAATGCGAACAATGTAGTCACTGCAAATAAAACCACACCGATTGTTAAAAGCATTTTATTTCCGCTTGAAGCCATCACCACGATTCCCGCCATTAATACAAACTGTAATAATTTAGATGAAATATTCACGATTGGAACCATTTTCGAGCGAAGTTGCAACATGGAGTAACCTACTGCATGTTGAACAGCATGTCCAACTTCGTGCGATGCAACTGCGGCTGCAGCAGCGTTTCTCTGCATATAAACTTCCTCTGAGAGATTCACGGTTTTGTTTGCAGGATTATAGTGGTCGGTCAACTGACCAGGAACCGAAATTACTTGAACATCATTGATATTGTTGTCTCTCAGCATTTTTTCGGCAATTTCTTTCCCCGACATTCCATTTCGTAATTGCACTTGCGAATAGTATGCAAATTTAGATTTCAGCCTGTTCTGAACAATCATACTGATGATAAAAATCGCACCTAAAATAAGATAATATGTCCCCATTTCTTAATAATTTTTCTTTTTAAATTCTCTTTTTAGAAGTAAATAACGTGCCAAAGTTTTGATTTATCTTTTTATCAATTATCTTTGTTTTTCCAAATAAATGAAGATGTCAAAAGTTTCCATAATTGAAGTAAAAAACGATAATGATTTAAAAAAATTCATCAAATTTCCGATGGAACTTTACAAAAATAACAAAAATTACGTTCCACCGTTAATTAATGATGAAAAAAACATTTGGAATCCGAATGAAAATGCGGCTTTGCAGTATTCGGAGGCGAAACAATTCCTTGCTTACAAAGACGGAAAAATTGTAGGCAGAATTGCGGTGATGATTAATCATAAAGAGGAGAAAGATTTGGGAATCAGCAAAGTACGTTTTGGTTGGCTTGATTTTATTGATGATGAGGAAGTTTCGAAAGCGTTAATCGATGTGGCCATTACATACGCCAAAGAAAAAAACATCAACAAAATTGAAGGACCAATGGGATTCACCAATCTTGACAAAGCAGGAATGTTGACGATGGGTTTTGACAAATTGGCAACCATGATTGGACTGTACAATTTCGAATATTATCCACAACATTTGGAAAAATTAGGTTTGGTCAAAGAAAAGGAATGGGTAGAATTTGAAATGAATTTCCCCGAAGTTCTTCCCGAAAAAGTAGAAAAATTCAGCAACTTGATTGCTCAAAAATACAAACTGAAAGTGCTCCACTTTAAAAACAAAAAGGAAATTCTGCCATTAGTTGACCCGATGTTTGATTTGTTGGACAAAACGTACAGTGCACTTTCCACTTATACTCCAATCACTGATGAACAGAAGAAAACCTATAAAGAAAAATACTTTCCATTCATCGACAAAAACTACATTATTTGTGTGGAAGATGAAAACCATCAGTTGATTTCCTTCGCAATTACAATGCCTTCTTATTCAAGAGCCTTACAGAAGGCAAAAGGAAAACTATTTCCGTTCGGATGGTGGCATTTTTTGCAGGCAGGAAAGAAAAACGACCGAGCCAATTTCTACTTAATCGGCATTCACCCCGAATATCAAAGACGTGGAGTGACTGCGATTATTTTTAAAGAAATATTTGAAAGATTCAGCAAGATGGGCATCAAATTCGCCGAAACCAACCCCGAATTGGAAGAAAATAAAAACGTGCAGCTTCTTTGGCAAGATTACAATCCTGTGAACCATAAAAGGAGAAGAACGTATTCAATGAATGTTAAGCGGGAATAGTGAATTCGCTTCGCTGTCAATCGTGAATTTTATAACTTGAAACCTGAAACTAAAAAAAAATGAAACGCCAACTCTACTTCTACATCGCAATGATTCTCGCCTTCATTGCTTACAACCAATTTTTTCAGGTGCAGGATGAGCGTTTGAATACTTTAATCAATATCCTCTTCGCTAGTTTTCTTTTCCTTTACATTGGTTATGTTGCTTACTTGGTTTTGAGGCGAATGAAGAATTCGGGGAAAAAGTAATTTATTTTTAACCGTTCTAAATTGAAAAAAAATCCCACTAACATCATATTTTCAAAGCATAAATTTCCTCTTTCAATATGAATTACTTAAATTTGCAGATTGAGAAAATTATGTAGTAATGAACTTACCTGAAAATTATTTACCGATTATCATCCAAGCTTTGGTGGCGATTGGTTTTGTGGCGGTTTCTCTGCTTGGTGCTCATTTCTTGGGACCGAGACAGAAAAATTCTACGGTTGAGAAAAACAAAAACTTCGAGTGCGGTATTGAAAGTGAAGGCGACGCGAGAACCCCGTTTTCCATCAAATATTTTCTTACGGCGATTCTTTTCGTTCTCTTCGATATTGAAATCGTATTTTTTTATCCTTATGCCGTGAATTTCCGTGAATTCGGATTGGGTGGTTTCCTTGCTGTGCTCACTTTTGTTTCCATTTTCTTTCTAGGATTTTTCTATGTTTTGAAAAGAGGAGCATTAGATTGGGACAAATAATTTTTCAAAGTTGTAAAATTTTGAATTTTGAATATTAAATTTTGAATTAAATCATGTCAGAAAATACTCCAAAAATAAATACAAACGTCGCTCCTCCGGCAGGTTTTTCGGGTGAAGGTTTCTTCGCCACGAAATTGAGCGACTTGATTGGAATGGCGCGTTCCTACTCTTTGTGGCCGCTTCCGTTCGCAACTTCTTGTTGTGGGATTGAGTTTATGGCGACAATGGGACCGAATTACGATTTGGCGCGTTTCGGTGGTGAAAGAATGAGTTTCTCGCCAAGACAAGCCGATGTTTTAATGGTTTGTGGAACGATTTCAAAAAAATTAGGACCGATTCTCAAAGAAGTTTACACCCAAATGGCGGAACCAAAATGGGTAATCGCAGTGGGTGCATGTGCTTCAAGCGGTGGAATCTTCGATACGTATTCTGTACTTCAAGGGATTGACAAAGTGATTCCTGTAGATGTTTACGTTCCCGGTTGCCCACCAAGACCTGAACAGATTTTAGAAGGATTCATGCAGGTTCAAGCGTTATCTCAAAGCGAAAGCTTAAGAAGAAGAGACCTTCCTCAATACAAAGAATTATTGGAATCGTATAACATCAATTAATTTTATGGAATTTACCAATAGTTTTGTTTTAGAAGCCCTTTCAAGAGAATTTCCAGAGTCGGTCATTTCGAGTTCGGAACCTTTTGGAATGTTGACTTTAGAAATTAAAAAGGAAGACCTCAAAAAAGTGATTCACCACATGAAAGACAGCAGTTTAAACTATGTTTTCCTTACCGATATTTGTGGAATTCACCATCCCGAACTTCCTGAAAAAGAATTGGGCGTGATTTATCATCTTCATAATTTGGTGGATAATCACAGAATCCGTTTGAAAACTTTCATGCCGAGAGAAAATGCGGAAGTTGATTCATTGACCGACCTTTATGCAGGTGCCAATTGGATGGAAAGAGAAACTTTCGATTTTTTCGGAATTAAATTTAAAGGACATCCTGATTTAAGAATAATCCTGAACGATCCTGAACTCGGTTATCACCCAATGTTAAAGGAATATCGTTTGGAAGATGGAACAAGAACCGATAAAGACGACAAAATGTTCGGAAGATAATCATGAATGATAAATGATGATTGATAAATGATCAATTATCGCTAATCAATTATCAATTATAAAAAGATGAAAGACAACGCACTCTCAAATATACTTAACCAATACGAAGCAAAGGAGCAGATCGACGGGCAACTTTATACGTTGAACTTCGGTCCGACTCACCCTGCAACGCACGGGATTTTTCAGAACATTCTGACGATGGATGGGGAAAAAATTCTTCACTCCGAGCAAACGGTTGGTTATATTCACCGCGCCTTTGAAAAAATTTCCGAAAGAAGAAATTTCACGCAAATCACGACTTTAACCGACCGAATGAATTACTGTTCTGCACCAATCAACAATCTTGGATGGCACATGACGGTTGAAAAATTATTGGGCGTTGAAGTTCCAAAACGTGTTGATTACATGCGCGTTATCATGATGGAACTAGCAAGAATTGCCGACCATTTGGTTTGTAATTCAGTAATCGGTGTTGATACAGGCGCTTTGACAGGTTTTACATGGACTTTCCAAGACAGGGAAAAAATCTACGATATGTATGAACAGGTTTGTGGCGCAAGATTGACTACAAACATGGGAAGAATTGGTGGTTTTGAAAGAGATTTCACCCCGAAATTCTACGAATTATTAAGAGCATTTTTAAAGGATTTCCCTACAAGATTCAAAGATTTCTGCAACATTTTGGAAAGAAACAGAATCTTCATGGACAGAACAATTGGAGCGGGTGCAATTTCAGCAGAACGTGCTTTGAACTACAGTTTTGCGGGACCAAATCTACGTGCAACAGGAGTTGATTACGACGTGCGTGTTGCCACCCCTTACTCTTCTTATGAGGATTTCGATTTCATCATTCCTGTAGGAACTGCGGGTGATACTTATGACCGTTTCATGGTTCGCCAAACTGAGGTTTGGGAAAGTTTAAAAATTATTCAGCAAGCTTTGGATAATCTTCCTGAAGGTCCTTTCCACGCAGATGTTCCTGAATTTTATCTCCCTGAAAAAGCAGATGTTTACACCAAAATGGAAGCTTTGATTTACCATTTCAAAATCGTGATGGGAGAAACTGAAGTTCCAAAAGGAGAGGTTTATCACGCCGTAGAAGGCGGAAACGGTGAACTAGGATTTTATTTGGTAAGCGACGGCGGAAGAAGTCCATACAGACTGCATTTTAGACGACCTTGCTTCATTTATTATCAAGCCTTCCCTGAAATGATTACAGGTTCTGTAATTTCAGATGCAGTGGTAACTTTGAGTAGTTTGAATGTGATTGCGGGAGAATTAGACGCATAAAAAAGACGTCGGATATCAGATTGCAGATATCAGACAAAAATCAAAAATAAAAATCTGACATCTGAAATCTGATGTCTGAAATCTATAGATAGAATGAGCGAAACTATTGCTTTTAAACCTGAAACATTAGAACAGGTTCATAAAATAATCGCAAGATATCCGGAAGGAAAGCAAAAATCTGCCTTGATTCCGATTTTGCATGTGGCACAGAAAGAATTCGGTGGTTGGTTGGATGTTCCGGTGATGGATTATGTTGCGGAAATTTTGAATATTAAACCAATTGAAGTGTATGAAGTAGCGACTTTCTACACCATGTTCAACATGAAACCGGTAGGGAAATATGTTTTGGAAGTGTGCAGAACAGGACCATGTTTAACGAGAGGTTCCGAAAAAATCCTTGACCACATCCGTAAGTCTTTAAATATTAAAGACGGAGAAACCACTGCAGATGGAATGTTTACCTTAAAGCCTGCAGAATGTCTTGGAGCATGTGGTTATGCACCGATGTTGCAGTTGGGTAAATTTTACCACGAAAATTTAACTACTGAAAAAGTGGATGAAATCCTTGAACTTTGCAGACAGGGCGCGGTGGATTTGGGATAAATTAATTCCAAATTTTATATTTAAAAAAATGATAACGAAAGGCGGAAAGCAGATTGCCGAAAGCCGATAGCAATAAATAAAATGAGTAAAAAACTTTTACTTAAAGACGCACATATAGAAGGAATTCGCTATTTCGACGTGTACCGCAAACAAGGCGGATATGAAGCAGCCGAAAAAGCCCTGAAAATGAAACCCGAAGAAATTACCGAAGAAGTAAAAACTTCCGGACTTCGTGGTCGTGGGGGTGCAGGTTTCCCGACAGGAATGAAGTGGAGTTTCCTTGCAAAACCGGAAGGAGTTCCAAGATATTTGGTGGTCAACGCCGATGAATCTGAACCGGGAACTTTCAAAGACCGATATTTAATGGAGTTTATTCCGCATCTTTTGATTGAAGGAATGTTGATTTCTTCATTCGCTTTGGGTGCAAATACGTCCTACATCTACATTCGTGGTGAATATTCTTGGATTCCGGACATTTTAGAGGAAGCCATTGAAGAAGCAAAAAAAGCAGGTTTCTTGGGTAAAAATATTTTAGGAACAGGTTACGATTTGGAAATTTATGTTCAAAGAGGAGCAGGAGCTTATATTTGTGGTGAAGAAACCGCCCTTCTTGAATCTTTGGAAGGAAAAAGAGGAAACCCTCGTTTAAAACCACCATTTCCTGCTGTGAAAGGACTTTGGGAATCTCCAACCGTGGTAAATAATGTGGAGACGATTGCAGCAGTTGTTCCAATCATCAATATTACCGGAGCTGAATATGCTAAAATCGGAGTTGGTCGCTCCACAGGAACAAAATTAATTTCTGCTTGTGGAAACATCAACAAACCGGGAGTTTACGAAATCGACATGACGATTACCGTTGAAGAATTCATTTATTCCGATGAATATTGCGGCGGAATTCCGAACGGTAAAAAGTTGAAAGCCTGCATTCCGGGTGGAAGTTCTGTACCGATTCTTCCTGCGAATTTGATTTTGAAAACCATTAATGGCGAACCTCGTTATATGAACTACGAATCTCTTGCAGACGGCGGTTTTGCAACAGGAACAATGATGGGTTCCGGTGGATTTGAAGTTTTGGATGAAGACCAATGTATCGTAGAACACACGATGACTTTAGCAAGATTTTACGCCCACGAAAGTTGCGGACAATGTACACCTTGTCGCGAAGGAACTCCGTGGATGTATAAAATTTTGAAAAATATAAACAACGGTGAAGGAACAATGGCAGACATCGATTTGCTTTGGGACATTCAGCGAAAAATTGAAGGAAACACGATTTGTCCACTTGGTGATGCTGCAGCGTGGCCGGTTGCGGCTGCAATCCGTCATTTCCGTGATGAATTTGAATGGCACATCAACAATCCTGAAGCATTGACAAGAAATTACGGTTTGGCAAATTATGCAGACCCAATTCCAGTTCCTGCGAAAGCAGAATAAAATGAAGAAGTTCTTTAAAATTATTGTATTCCTTTTTTTAGGATTGAATTTTACATTCGGACAGAAAATAGATACAGCTAGAATTGTTAATTGTGACATGGGTTCTGCAATGACCAAAAAAGGCAGAATGTTTGTCTTTTGGGGATGGAACAGAGGGTTTTTCACCCGATCAGACATCCATTTCAAAGGAGCTGACTATGATTTTGTCTTGCATGATGTTGTCGCACGTGATCGTCCTTCAGATTTGAGTTGGGATTATATAAATCCTGGGGAAGTTTCCATTCCACAGTTTAATTTTAGACTTGGATATTTTCTGAAAGACAATTTGGCTTTAGTCATTGCACAGGATCACATGAAATATGTGATGGATCAAGACCAAACCGTAAAATTGACAGGAAAGATTGGAAATCCAACTTATGCAGCAATGGTTAGTAATGGAGAGGTTAATCTTAAAGATGAAAAATTTTTGACCTTCGAACATACCGACGGTTTGAATTATGTAAATGCAGGGTTAGAGAAATACAAAACGCTATCAAGCAAAAAAAATGTTGATATTGTTTGGAGCTATGGTGGCGGAGTTGGCGTAATGTTTCCGAAAAGTAACGTGAAACTTTTTGGCAACGAAAGAAGCGACCGTTTTCATGTGGCGGGATTTGGAGTAGATGCAAGAACAAACATCAACTTCATTTTTTGGAAACATTGGATGTTGAGAGTGGAAGGAAAATATGGTTATATCAATATGTTTGACATTAAAACGACATTAAATAATAATCCTGATAAAGCGATGCAAGATTTTCTGTTCGCACAAATTAATGCAGGAATAGGATATACCTTTAACACGAAAAAATAATTTCTAATTAAATATAAAGCAGACTGCTGATTGCAGAAAGCTGATAACAAGAATATGAGCGAAGAAATTAAAAAATTTAAAATAACCATCGACGGACAAACCACCGAAGTTTTGCCCGGAACTTCCATTTTGGAGGCGGCAAGACAAATCGGGGGAAAATCGGTTCCGCCTGCAATGTGTTATTATAAACCTTTGGAAACAAGCGGCGGAAGATGCAGAACTTGTTTAGTAGAAGTTTCAAAAGGTTCCGAAGCAGATCCACGACCAATGCCAAAATTGGTGGCAAGTTGCAGAACAGGCGTGATGGACGGGATGGAAGTGAAAAACCTATCTTCCGAAAAAACACAGGAAGCAAGAAAAGCCGTTACCGAATTTTTGTTGATTAATCACCCTTTAGATTGCCCTGTTTGCGATCAAGCGGGAGAATGTCATCTTCAAGATTTGGGTTACGAACACGGTGTTGAGCAAACGAGAACTGAATTCGAGCGTAGAACTTTCGAGCCTGAAGATATTGGTCCATACATCAAACTTCACATGAACAGATGTATTCTGTGTGCAAGATGCGTACTCGCTGCCAATCAATTGACGGAAGAAAGAGAACACGGAATTTTGTTCAGAGGCGATCACGCAGAAATTTCCACTTATTTGAATAAAGCATTGGAAAACGATTTCATTGGAAACGTGATTGATGTTTGTCCTGTAGGTGCATTAACCGATAAAACTTCCCGTTTTGCAAGCAGAGTTTGGTTTACTAAACCGATGAACGCTCACTGCCAATGTGAAAAATGTTCAGGAAAAGCAGTTCTTTGGATGAAGGGCGACGAAGTAATCCGTGTTACTGCAAGAAAAGACCAATACGACGAAATAGAAGAATGGATTTGTAACGAATGCCGTTTCGAGCGTAAAGATTTGAAATATTGGACAATCGAAGGACCAAGACATATCGACAGACATTCGGTGATTTCTTTGAACCATTACGAGAAACCGAAAGATATGATTTCGCTTCTTGACAATGCCAATGCAAAAGAATTGAGTCCGAAAGATGAGCAGGAATCTCAAAAAGATGCGGAAAGTAATTTTAATTTAATGTAAACTCACCGAGAGTCAAATTATTATAAAAATGGATGTATTAACATTTAAAATCATATTGGTTCTGACCTTATTTTTATTGGCGCTTACTGTAGCCGCTTATTCGACTTGGGCGGAAAGAAAAGTTGCTGCCATCATTCAGGACAGAATTGGTCCGAATCGTTCAGGACCATTTGGACTTTTGCAGCCACTTGCAGATGGTGGAAAATTTTTCTTTAAGGAAGATTTCACACCTGCAAAAGCGGAAAAATTCCTGTTCATGGTGGGACCTTCTTTGGTGATGTTTATTTCCCTGATTACGGGAGCCGTTATTCCATGGGGAAAAACGCTGAATATTGGCGGAACATCTTTCGACTTACAAGTTGCGAATGTGGATGTGGGAGTTCTTTATTTGGTAGGAATGGTTTCCATTGGGGTTTACGGAATTATGATTGGAGGATGGGCTTCAAACAACAAGTTCTCATTAATTGGAGCAATCCGTGCAAGTTCGCAGATGATTTCTTATGAACTCGCATTGGGACTTTCTTTGTTGGCGATTATCATGATGGCAGGTTCGCTTGATTTAAAGGTTATCGTAGAACAACAAACGCACGGGAAAATTTGGGGAATCTTACCTGAAGTTTCCGGAATGAATTGGAATATATTTTATCAACCAATTGCATTCATCATCTTTTTTATCGCGGCATTGGCTGAAACAAACCGCTCCCCTTTCGACTTACCTGAATGTGAATCGGAATTGGTAAACGGTTATCACACAGAATATTCTTCCATGAAATTGGGTCTTTACATGTTTGGTGAATATGTGAACATGTTCATTTCCAATG
Encoded proteins:
- a CDS encoding NADH-quinone oxidoreductase subunit A, whose protein sequence is MNLPENYLPIIIQALVAIGFVAVSLLGAHFLGPRQKNSTVEKNKNFECGIESEGDARTPFSIKYFLTAILFVLFDIEIVFFYPYAVNFREFGLGGFLAVLTFVSIFFLGFFYVLKRGALDWDK
- a CDS encoding NADH-quinone oxidoreductase subunit NuoE family protein, producing the protein MSETIAFKPETLEQVHKIIARYPEGKQKSALIPILHVAQKEFGGWLDVPVMDYVAEILNIKPIEVYEVATFYTMFNMKPVGKYVLEVCRTGPCLTRGSEKILDHIRKSLNIKDGETTADGMFTLKPAECLGACGYAPMLQLGKFYHENLTTEKVDEILELCRQGAVDLG
- a CDS encoding 2Fe-2S iron-sulfur cluster-binding protein, which encodes MSEEIKKFKITIDGQTTEVLPGTSILEAARQIGGKSVPPAMCYYKPLETSGGRCRTCLVEVSKGSEADPRPMPKLVASCRTGVMDGMEVKNLSSEKTQEARKAVTEFLLINHPLDCPVCDQAGECHLQDLGYEHGVEQTRTEFERRTFEPEDIGPYIKLHMNRCILCARCVLAANQLTEEREHGILFRGDHAEISTYLNKALENDFIGNVIDVCPVGALTDKTSRFASRVWFTKPMNAHCQCEKCSGKAVLWMKGDEVIRVTARKDQYDEIEEWICNECRFERKDLKYWTIEGPRHIDRHSVISLNHYEKPKDMISLLDNANAKELSPKDEQESQKDAESNFNLM
- a CDS encoding NADH-quinone oxidoreductase subunit C; this translates as MEFTNSFVLEALSREFPESVISSSEPFGMLTLEIKKEDLKKVIHHMKDSSLNYVFLTDICGIHHPELPEKELGVIYHLHNLVDNHRIRLKTFMPRENAEVDSLTDLYAGANWMERETFDFFGIKFKGHPDLRIILNDPELGYHPMLKEYRLEDGTRTDKDDKMFGR
- a CDS encoding NADH-quinone oxidoreductase subunit B, whose protein sequence is MSENTPKINTNVAPPAGFSGEGFFATKLSDLIGMARSYSLWPLPFATSCCGIEFMATMGPNYDLARFGGERMSFSPRQADVLMVCGTISKKLGPILKEVYTQMAEPKWVIAVGACASSGGIFDTYSVLQGIDKVIPVDVYVPGCPPRPEQILEGFMQVQALSQSESLRRRDLPQYKELLESYNIN
- a CDS encoding NADH-quinone oxidoreductase subunit D gives rise to the protein MKDNALSNILNQYEAKEQIDGQLYTLNFGPTHPATHGIFQNILTMDGEKILHSEQTVGYIHRAFEKISERRNFTQITTLTDRMNYCSAPINNLGWHMTVEKLLGVEVPKRVDYMRVIMMELARIADHLVCNSVIGVDTGALTGFTWTFQDREKIYDMYEQVCGARLTTNMGRIGGFERDFTPKFYELLRAFLKDFPTRFKDFCNILERNRIFMDRTIGAGAISAERALNYSFAGPNLRATGVDYDVRVATPYSSYEDFDFIIPVGTAGDTYDRFMVRQTEVWESLKIIQQALDNLPEGPFHADVPEFYLPEKADVYTKMEALIYHFKIVMGETEVPKGEVYHAVEGGNGELGFYLVSDGGRSPYRLHFRRPCFIYYQAFPEMITGSVISDAVVTLSSLNVIAGELDA
- the nuoF gene encoding NADH-quinone oxidoreductase subunit NuoF, producing MSKKLLLKDAHIEGIRYFDVYRKQGGYEAAEKALKMKPEEITEEVKTSGLRGRGGAGFPTGMKWSFLAKPEGVPRYLVVNADESEPGTFKDRYLMEFIPHLLIEGMLISSFALGANTSYIYIRGEYSWIPDILEEAIEEAKKAGFLGKNILGTGYDLEIYVQRGAGAYICGEETALLESLEGKRGNPRLKPPFPAVKGLWESPTVVNNVETIAAVVPIINITGAEYAKIGVGRSTGTKLISACGNINKPGVYEIDMTITVEEFIYSDEYCGGIPNGKKLKACIPGGSSVPILPANLILKTINGEPRYMNYESLADGGFATGTMMGSGGFEVLDEDQCIVEHTMTLARFYAHESCGQCTPCREGTPWMYKILKNINNGEGTMADIDLLWDIQRKIEGNTICPLGDAAAWPVAAAIRHFRDEFEWHINNPEALTRNYGLANYADPIPVPAKAE
- a CDS encoding GNAT family N-acetyltransferase, which codes for MSKVSIIEVKNDNDLKKFIKFPMELYKNNKNYVPPLINDEKNIWNPNENAALQYSEAKQFLAYKDGKIVGRIAVMINHKEEKDLGISKVRFGWLDFIDDEEVSKALIDVAITYAKEKNINKIEGPMGFTNLDKAGMLTMGFDKLATMIGLYNFEYYPQHLEKLGLVKEKEWVEFEMNFPEVLPEKVEKFSNLIAQKYKLKVLHFKNKKEILPLVDPMFDLLDKTYSALSTYTPITDEQKKTYKEKYFPFIDKNYIICVEDENHQLISFAITMPSYSRALQKAKGKLFPFGWWHFLQAGKKNDRANFYLIGIHPEYQRRGVTAIIFKEIFERFSKMGIKFAETNPELEENKNVQLLWQDYNPVNHKRRRTYSMNVKRE
- the nuoH gene encoding NADH-quinone oxidoreductase subunit NuoH, giving the protein MDVLTFKIILVLTLFLLALTVAAYSTWAERKVAAIIQDRIGPNRSGPFGLLQPLADGGKFFFKEDFTPAKAEKFLFMVGPSLVMFISLITGAVIPWGKTLNIGGTSFDLQVANVDVGVLYLVGMVSIGVYGIMIGGWASNNKFSLIGAIRASSQMISYELALGLSLLAIIMMAGSLDLKVIVEQQTHGKIWGILPEVSGMNWNIFYQPIAFIIFFIAALAETNRSPFDLPECESELVNGYHTEYSSMKLGLYMFGEYVNMFISNALITVLFFGGYNYPGIDWVTQNWGENAAGILSIVAFLTKTFFGIFCFMWIRWTLPRFRYDQLMHLGWKKLIPFALANLMVTGAVILAYNHFFHH
- a CDS encoding zinc metallopeptidase, with the translated sequence MGTYYLILGAIFIISMIVQNRLKSKFAYYSQVQLRNGMSGKEIAEKMLRDNNINDVQVISVPGQLTDHYNPANKTVNLSEEVYMQRNAAAAAVASHEVGHAVQHAVGYSMLQLRSKMVPIVNISSKLLQFVLMAGIVVMASSGNKMLLTIGVVLFAVTTLFAFVTLPVEYDASNRALKWLETSGTLDRSEHDAAQDSLKWAARTYVVAALGSLAQLIYFASMLSGRRD